In Sphingopyxis sp. FD7, a single window of DNA contains:
- a CDS encoding D-arabinono-1,4-lactone oxidase — protein MAWSNWSGSVTARAAIARPQSEDELAALIRDAHRLRVVGAGHSFMPLCESDELIVSLDAMPGELSVAPDRRSARIPAGWSIRRLTAALWDHGLALANQGDVNPQSLAGAMATGTHGTGADLGSLSSFARGFRFVDAAGEAHWCDAQTNADLYQAQRLSLGLFGVVTEIDVAVVPAFHLAERIEKRRWAEVRESYDELERQHRHVEFWFFPHSDQVILKTLDPCDPCDPPPTTTDMEEATFRRILNVSARLPFLTPMLQRLMMKSPISGRRRGPAHAVFPSDRTIRFEEMEYEMPRATGLETLDEVVGWIRKKRLPVAFPFEYRVVADDDIWMSPMNAGPVAAISMHQYAKMPWQNLFAEAEAIFRGHGGRPHWAKRHSLTRADVAALYPMAPRYIAVRRAADPAGKFLNPHLESLFA, from the coding sequence ATGGCGTGGAGCAACTGGTCGGGCAGCGTCACCGCGCGCGCAGCGATCGCGCGCCCGCAAAGCGAGGATGAACTCGCGGCGCTGATCCGCGATGCGCACCGGCTGCGCGTCGTCGGGGCGGGGCACAGTTTCATGCCGCTGTGCGAATCGGACGAGCTGATCGTCAGCCTCGATGCCATGCCGGGCGAGCTTAGCGTCGCGCCCGACCGTCGCAGCGCGCGCATCCCTGCTGGCTGGAGCATCCGGCGGCTGACCGCGGCGCTTTGGGACCATGGCCTCGCGCTCGCCAATCAGGGCGACGTCAATCCGCAATCGCTCGCGGGCGCGATGGCGACGGGCACGCACGGCACCGGCGCCGACCTCGGCTCGCTGTCGAGCTTTGCGCGCGGTTTCCGCTTCGTCGATGCCGCGGGCGAGGCGCATTGGTGCGACGCCCAAACCAACGCCGATCTCTATCAGGCGCAGCGCCTGTCGCTCGGCCTGTTCGGCGTCGTTACCGAAATTGACGTCGCGGTCGTCCCGGCCTTTCACCTTGCCGAACGCATCGAAAAACGCCGCTGGGCCGAGGTGCGCGAAAGCTATGACGAGCTCGAACGTCAGCACCGCCACGTCGAATTCTGGTTCTTTCCGCACAGCGACCAGGTGATCCTGAAAACGCTCGACCCGTGCGACCCATGCGATCCGCCGCCGACGACGACCGACATGGAGGAGGCGACCTTCCGCCGCATCCTCAATGTGTCGGCGCGCCTGCCCTTCCTCACCCCCATGCTTCAGCGGCTGATGATGAAAAGCCCCATTTCGGGCCGCCGCCGCGGCCCGGCGCACGCCGTTTTTCCGTCCGACCGCACGATCCGTTTCGAGGAGATGGAATATGAAATGCCGCGCGCCACCGGGCTGGAGACGCTGGATGAGGTCGTCGGCTGGATTCGTAAAAAGCGCCTGCCCGTCGCCTTTCCCTTTGAATATCGTGTCGTCGCCGACGACGACATCTGGATGAGCCCGATGAATGCGGGGCCGGTGGCCGCCATTTCGATGCACCAATATGCGAAGATGCCGTGGCAAAATCTGTTCGCCGAGGCCGAGGCGATTTTTCGCGGCCATGGCGGCCGCCCGCACTGGGCCAAACGCCACAGCCTGACCCGCGCCGATGTCGCCGCCCTTTATCCGATGGCGCCGCGCTATATTGCGGTCCGCCGCGCCGCCGACCCGGCGGGCAAGTTTCTGAACCCCCATCTCGAAAGCCTCTTCGCATGA
- a CDS encoding DSD1 family PLP-dependent enzyme, protein MTSDRILHDALIGRQGSRADLNTPVLILDRDALDRNIARMAALTKAAGVALRPHAKTHKSVDIARRQLDAGAVGVCCAKIGEAEVLADSGITGILITSPVAAPAAILRLAALAARAEGLMAVVDHPAVAQRLDAALAADGAQLDVIIDIDPGIARTGVASAEAAVALARTIEALPTLTYRGVQYYCGSQQHIESYAERRAAIVERTDYLQGVIAALADAGFAPPIVTGSGTGTHRIDLDLGVFTELQAGSYVFMDKQYLDCELAEGEAAPFEIALAVDARVVSANHSGLVTIDAGFKSLSTDGGVAVVRRGAPESAFFAFMGDEHAALIAPGIGEALLPGDPVSLTVPHCDPTVNLYDHYHVVAGDTLVDIWPVSARGCAR, encoded by the coding sequence ATGACCAGCGACCGCATCCTCCACGACGCGCTGATCGGGCGGCAGGGAAGCCGCGCCGACCTCAACACCCCGGTGCTGATCCTCGACCGCGATGCGCTCGACCGCAACATCGCCCGCATGGCGGCGCTCACCAAGGCGGCGGGCGTCGCGCTCCGCCCCCACGCCAAGACGCACAAGAGCGTCGACATCGCGCGGCGCCAGCTCGACGCGGGCGCGGTCGGCGTCTGCTGCGCCAAGATCGGCGAGGCAGAGGTGCTGGCGGACAGCGGCATCACCGGCATCCTCATCACCTCGCCCGTCGCCGCGCCCGCCGCGATCCTGCGCCTCGCCGCGCTGGCGGCGCGCGCCGAGGGGCTGATGGCGGTTGTCGATCATCCCGCGGTTGCGCAGCGTCTGGACGCGGCGCTCGCGGCCGACGGCGCGCAGCTCGACGTCATCATCGACATCGATCCCGGCATCGCGCGCACCGGGGTCGCCTCGGCCGAAGCCGCGGTCGCGCTGGCGCGGACGATCGAGGCGCTGCCGACGCTGACCTATCGCGGCGTGCAATATTACTGCGGGTCGCAGCAGCATATCGAAAGCTATGCCGAACGCCGCGCCGCGATCGTCGAGCGGACGGACTATTTGCAGGGGGTCATCGCCGCGCTGGCGGATGCCGGTTTCGCGCCGCCGATCGTCACCGGGTCGGGCACCGGCACGCACCGCATCGACCTCGACCTCGGCGTCTTCACCGAGCTTCAGGCGGGCAGCTATGTCTTCATGGACAAGCAATATCTCGATTGCGAGCTGGCCGAGGGCGAGGCCGCGCCGTTCGAGATCGCGCTCGCGGTCGATGCGCGCGTCGTCAGCGCCAACCACAGCGGCCTCGTCACGATCGACGCGGGCTTCAAGTCGCTCTCGACCGACGGCGGCGTTGCGGTCGTGCGGCGCGGTGCGCCCGAATCCGCCTTTTTTGCCTTCATGGGCGACGAACATGCGGCGCTGATCGCCCCCGGCATCGGCGAGGCGCTGCTCCCCGGCGATCCGGTCAGCCTGACGGTTCCGCACTGCGACCCGACCGTCAATCTCTACGACCATTATCATGTCGTCGCGGGCGACACGCTGGTCGACATCTGGCCGGTCAGCGCGCGCGGCTGCGCCCGATGA
- a CDS encoding TetR/AcrR family transcriptional regulator, with protein MTAMTATPRPAPKQARAQQTRDRLLDVAGGLLAEVGLERISTNLIAARAGVSPPALYRYFADKYAVLEALGHRLMDRQNVVLDRWIGRHAPAGIAAMADHIGDLLAANAAITRAEPGAAWILRALHASPQLIHVRLESHRAVTDRLAAACAPYLPHLDPAILWARLRLAVEIGFAADEMLHEEDHIAADRLFADVAAMLRTALLDLDTPHPAASTLPFRRSTL; from the coding sequence ATGACCGCGATGACCGCGACGCCGCGGCCCGCCCCCAAACAGGCGCGCGCGCAGCAGACGCGCGACCGCCTGCTCGACGTCGCGGGAGGCTTGCTCGCCGAGGTCGGGCTGGAGCGGATTTCGACCAATTTGATCGCCGCGCGCGCGGGGGTCAGCCCGCCCGCGCTCTATCGCTATTTCGCCGACAAATATGCGGTGCTGGAGGCGCTGGGGCACCGGCTGATGGACCGGCAGAATGTGGTGCTCGATCGCTGGATCGGCCGTCACGCGCCCGCTGGGATCGCGGCGATGGCGGACCATATCGGCGACCTGCTCGCCGCGAATGCCGCGATAACGCGCGCCGAGCCGGGGGCCGCATGGATATTGCGCGCGCTCCATGCCTCGCCGCAGCTCATCCATGTGCGGCTCGAATCGCACCGCGCGGTGACCGACCGCCTCGCCGCCGCCTGCGCGCCGTATCTGCCGCACCTCGATCCGGCGATCCTCTGGGCGCGGCTGCGCCTCGCGGTCGAGATCGGCTTTGCCGCCGACGAAATGCTCCATGAGGAGGATCATATTGCCGCCGATCGGTTGTTCGCCGATGTCGCGGCGATGCTGCGCACCGCGCTCCTCGATCTCGATACCCCGCACCCTGCCGCAAGCACGCTTCCCTTTCGGCGATCCACGCTTTAG